One window of the Helicobacter canis genome contains the following:
- the grpE gene encoding nucleotide exchange factor GrpE: MQDESKDELLQESHAGMHDSQEQDPSQDPSEATQEIAEDSLGSNVDSSVEQESSAPIMQQAYKELEEKYMRAYADFENVKKRLEREKNQALEYAYEKIAKDLLPILDALDNAKAAAKDHSAILEGIVLVQENFLKILSRHGVEAIDTSGEFDPNLHECIMQVAKPEAQDGQIAQVMQQGYVYKQRTLRPAMVAVVKNN, translated from the coding sequence ATGCAAGATGAATCAAAAGATGAGCTACTACAAGAGTCGCACGCTGGAATGCACGATAGCCAAGAGCAAGATCCTAGCCAAGATCCTAGCGAAGCTACTCAAGAGATAGCAGAAGACTCACTAGGATCTAATGTGGATTCTAGTGTGGAGCAAGAATCTAGCGCGCCGATTATGCAGCAAGCTTACAAAGAGCTTGAAGAAAAGTATATGCGAGCGTATGCGGATTTTGAAAATGTCAAGAAACGCCTAGAGCGCGAGAAAAATCAAGCCCTAGAATATGCGTATGAAAAAATCGCCAAAGACTTGCTGCCTATCTTAGACGCGCTAGATAATGCCAAAGCCGCCGCCAAAGATCATAGCGCGATTTTAGAGGGCATTGTGCTTGTGCAGGAGAACTTCCTAAAAATCCTTAGTCGCCACGGCGTAGAGGCGATTGATACAAGCGGGGAGTTTGACCCGAACTTGCACGAGTGTATTATGCAAGTGGCAAAGCCAGAGGCACAAGATGGGCAAATCGCCCAAGTAATGCAGCAAGGCTATGTGTATAAACAACGCACCCTGCGCCCAGCGATGGTAGCAGTGGTGAAAAACAACTAA